In a single window of the Labilithrix sp. genome:
- a CDS encoding EVE domain-containing protein, which yields MATFLVKSEPTVYPFEQLLAEKKTAWTGIRNFEARNNLRAMKKGDTLLYYHSNKGKEIVGIAKVTKTAYADPTAKEGDWSAVDIAPVKRLAKPVSLATVKAHPLLSKMALVKRSRISVVPVTDAELTTILKLAETKL from the coding sequence ATGGCGACGTTCCTCGTGAAGAGCGAGCCCACGGTCTATCCCTTCGAGCAGCTGCTCGCGGAGAAGAAGACGGCGTGGACGGGCATCCGCAACTTCGAGGCGCGCAACAACCTGCGCGCGATGAAGAAGGGCGACACGCTGCTTTACTACCACTCGAACAAGGGCAAGGAGATCGTCGGCATCGCGAAGGTGACGAAGACGGCCTACGCAGACCCGACCGCGAAGGAGGGCGACTGGAGCGCGGTCGACATCGCGCCGGTCAAGCGCCTCGCGAAGCCGGTGTCCCTCGCGACGGTGAAGGCCCACCCGCTCCTCTCGAAGATGGCGCTCGTAAAGAGGAGCCGCATCTCCGTCGTCCCAGTGACGGACGCCGAGCTCACCACGATCCTCAAGCTCGCCGAAACGAAGCTGTAG
- a CDS encoding Ku protein, whose protein sequence is MAARSIGSGTISFGLVSIPFKLFTATSAKSVSFNMLHKPCGSRLKQQLVCPVDNVVVERSETVRGFEHTRDQYVTFTDEELKSMEAARTGVLDLQEFVPAESVDYLYIEKTYFIGPDKGGDRAYRLLAEALERNKKLGVGRFAQRGKDNLVIVRPYKKGLILHECYYAEEVRSFEDIDTGATFEFKPMELDLADKLIEQLQQEKFDPSHFKDEWAEKVMAAVQQKVAGEEVTAAPEAPKAQIIDLLEALKRSVAAANTTKPSDIEAAPPVKPPKKAELREEAAAPKKRAAKR, encoded by the coding sequence ATGGCAGCGCGCTCGATAGGCTCCGGCACGATTTCGTTCGGGTTGGTGTCCATTCCGTTCAAGCTCTTTACGGCCACCTCGGCGAAGTCCGTAAGCTTCAACATGCTGCACAAGCCGTGCGGCAGCCGGCTGAAGCAGCAGCTCGTCTGCCCGGTCGACAACGTCGTCGTCGAGCGCTCCGAGACGGTGCGCGGCTTCGAGCACACCCGCGACCAGTACGTGACCTTCACCGACGAGGAGCTGAAGTCGATGGAGGCGGCGCGCACGGGCGTCCTCGACCTGCAGGAGTTCGTGCCGGCCGAGTCGGTCGACTACCTCTACATCGAAAAGACCTATTTCATCGGACCCGACAAAGGCGGCGATCGCGCGTATCGCCTCCTCGCCGAGGCGCTCGAGCGCAACAAGAAGCTCGGGGTCGGTCGCTTCGCGCAGCGCGGCAAGGACAACCTCGTCATCGTGCGGCCATACAAGAAGGGCCTCATCCTGCACGAGTGCTACTACGCCGAAGAGGTCCGCTCCTTCGAGGACATCGACACCGGCGCGACCTTCGAGTTCAAGCCGATGGAGCTCGATCTCGCGGACAAGCTGATCGAGCAGCTGCAGCAGGAGAAGTTCGACCCGAGCCACTTCAAGGACGAGTGGGCGGAGAAGGTCATGGCCGCGGTCCAGCAGAAGGTCGCGGGCGAAGAGGTCACCGCCGCGCCCGAGGCGCCGAAGGCGCAGATCATCGATCTGCTCGAGGCGCTCAAGCGCTCCGTCGCCGCGGCGAACACGACGAAGCCCTCCGACATCGAGGCCGCGCCGCCGGTGAAGCCGCCGAAGAAGGCGGAGCTCCGCGAAGAGGCGGCCGCGCCGAAGAAGCGGGCGGCGAAGAGGTAG